CGCGGCCGAGCCGCTGCCCACGGACGACGAAGCCGACGACATCATCGCCAAGGACGAGGAGCTCACCGCCGCCGGCGAGGAAGCCGCGACGGAGGAGATTCCCGACGACTCCGTGATGGACGAGGAGGCGGCCAAGCCCGCCACCAAGCCGGGCAAGAAGAAGGCCCGCCGGCGCACCGAGGCGACCGTCACGCACCCGCTCACCTCCGACCCGGTGCGGATGTACCTCAAGGAGATCGGCAAGGTCCCGCTGCTCACCGCGCGCCAGGAAGTCGACCTCGCCATGAAGATCGAGGCCGGGCTCGAGGCGGCCGCGAGGTCCGACGAGGCCGCCGGGCGCGGCATCAAGCTCGAGCGCGCCGAGCAGCGCCGGCTCGACCGTATCGAGGCGATCGGCTTGGACGCCAAGCGGCAGCTCGTGGAGGCCAACCTGCGGCTCGTCGTCTCGATCGCCAAGCGCTACGTCGGGCGCGGCATGCTCTTCCTCGACCTCATCCAGGAGGGCAATCTCGGCCTGATCCGCGCGGTCGAGAAGTTCGACTACGGCAAGGGCTTCAAGTTCTCCACCTACGCCACCTGGTGGATCCGCCAGGCCATCACGCGCGCCATCGCCGACCAGGCGCGCACCATCCGCATCCCCGTGCACATGGTCGAGACGATCAACAAGCTCATCCGCGTGCAGCGCCAGCTGCTCCAGGACCTCGGCCGCGAGCCGCTGCCCGAGGAGATCGCCGAGAAGATGGAGATGACGCCGGAGCGCGTCCGCGAGATCCTCAAGATCTCGCAGGAGCCCGTCTCGCTCGAGACGCCCATCGGCGAGGAGGAGGACTCCCAGCTCGGCGACTTCATCGAGGACTCCGAGGCGGTCGTGCCGCCGGAGGCCGCGTCGTTCACGATGCTGCAGGACCAGCTCTGCCGCGTCCTCGACTCACTTTCCGAGCGCGAGCGCAAGGTCATCGAGCTGCGGTTCGGCCTGCTCGACGGGCACCCTCGCACGCTCGAGGAGGTCGGCAAGGAGTTCGGCGTCACGCGCGAGCGCATCCGCCAGATCGAGAGCAAGACGCTCTCGAAGCTGCGCCATCCGAGTCGCGCCCAGAAGCTGCGCGAGTACCTGGAGTAGGGAGCGGTATCGCCCGAGGAGAACGCGAACGGCCCCCGGTTGTCGGGGGCCGTCGTCATGTTGAGTGGCTCCTCGGGTAGGACTCGAACCTACAACCCTCCGGTTAACAGCCGGATGCTCTGCCGATTGAGCTACCGAGGAATCCGACGCTCGCGAAAGGCTTCGGCGGCCCTCGGAGCCGTTCGGATTATACGGACGCCCCGCAGGCCGCGCAACACGTCCGCGCACGGTGCGGGCCTTGTGCGATGATTGCCCATGAGGGGGCGTCAGCGGTCCCGTCCGAAAGGGTGTCGCGATGTCCGGTTGGGAAGGCAAGCGGGTCGCCGTCACGGGTGGCGGCGGCTTCGTCGGCAGCCGCGTGGTCTCGCAGATACGAGAGGCGGGCGCGGCGGAGGTGTTCGCCGTCCGCAGCGCCGAGTACGACCTGCGCACGCACGAGGCGATCGTGCGCATGCTCGCCGATATGCGGCCCGACGTGGTGATCCATCTCGCGGCGGTCGTGGGCGGCATCGGCGCGAACATGGCCAACGCCGGCCGCTTCTACTACGACAACGCGATCATGGGCATCCAGCTCATAGAGGAGTCGCGCCTCGCGTGCGTGGCGAAGTTCGTCGCCATCGGCACGATCTGCGCCTACCCGAAGTTCACGCCGGTCCCGTTCCGCGAGGAA
The Actinomycetota bacterium genome window above contains:
- the rpoD gene encoding RNA polymerase sigma factor RpoD; this encodes VKTLVKMGLSKGNLTEDEISGAIGDIDLSPEQVDNIFAHFTDQKIEIIDQSAAEPLPTDDEADDIIAKDEELTAAGEEAATEEIPDDSVMDEEAAKPATKPGKKKARRRTEATVTHPLTSDPVRMYLKEIGKVPLLTARQEVDLAMKIEAGLEAAARSDEAAGRGIKLERAEQRRLDRIEAIGLDAKRQLVEANLRLVVSIAKRYVGRGMLFLDLIQEGNLGLIRAVEKFDYGKGFKFSTYATWWIRQAITRAIADQARTIRIPVHMVETINKLIRVQRQLLQDLGREPLPEEIAEKMEMTPERVREILKISQEPVSLETPIGEEEDSQLGDFIEDSEAVVPPEAASFTMLQDQLCRVLDSLSERERKVIELRFGLLDGHPRTLEEVGKEFGVTRERIRQIESKTLSKLRHPSRAQKLREYLE